In the Rhinolophus ferrumequinum isolate MPI-CBG mRhiFer1 chromosome 12, mRhiFer1_v1.p, whole genome shotgun sequence genome, gacagattaacaggagaaaaggcacacaatttttattaacatttacatGTATGTGGGTtcatgaaaaagaagtaaaactcaaaGAAGTGGTTAGACACAGGGGCTTATATACATTTATAGCAAAAGTATAGCTTCAAAAGGCAATAAATTGTGAAGGGAGGGTGACTAGGAATATATGGGGGAACTAATGGAAGAGATGGGCTATTTTAGTAAGGTCTGTTTATGCAAACTCATCTTGGTGTTGACTCCCCATCTCAATGATAAGAGTTGCTCTTCTCTTCCTGATATGGGGCAGGCACCTTCTTCAGAGGGAAATGTATGCCTTACTTTCAGGCAGTTATGGGAAGGACAGAGAACACTTCCTGCATCTGTTGAttctcagttgccttcagctcaaaataatccttatggcAAAGTGGCATATTTGGAGGTGGCATATTCTGAGCCCCCTCACCACCCTGCTCCAAGTTAGAGCTGTGGTGCATATATTCCTGTTGGCCAGGAAGCCAAGCAGAAGTCCTAGGTGCTACCACCACATCCCCAGACCATGGACCTCCCCCAGTTGAGCTGGGTCTGAACTGCGCACACAGTGGAAGCTCTGCTCTGCCTGAGAGAATCTCCATCTTcgctgcctccttcctcctcttcctcctgcctcacAAGGAGGCCCTGGTAAGGCAACTGGGTCCCCCACCTATGTTTCAAAATTCTTACTGACTGGGTCTAACTCCAGGTTTAAGGGGGAAAAATTCTCCTTGAGTaacttttcttgtaatttatCCAACCAATCCATAACTATAAAGGATGGGTTTGCCTGGGATAGACTTCTACTAAAATTGGTAAATCATTGTTTTCTTATCCCAAGCACTGTGGGGTGATTTAATTAATGTCACTAGTTACTCCTGGACACTGGTATtgcccctgccacacacacacacttcaggaGCCTTATTACAGGGATTTGGACAGAGTCATGCGTGCCTTTTACCCTGATAGAGCATTTTATTCACCTGGGTTGGTAATTTGAAGATGAGCAATCTATCCTCAAACATAATGACCGGtacatttgtcttttcttccctCACTGGTGGGCTGGGTTGGGCTCTGGAAGGCTGTGCTCCACACAGGAGTGGATTTCAGCTGTTCTCATTGTCCTTGTGGATTCCTAGCAGGGAGGGGATGTCTGCTCCCAGAGGTTCCAGCTGAGACAGTTTGGGGAAAAGCCAGGACCTAGATAACAGATATCTCAGGGCATTTCAAATGCAGTGATTTGTAGACAACACTGCGAGAAACTTTGGATTAAATGACCTTCCTGGTTTTCTGTTATTTAGCAGGTTTAATAAAGTTGTGACAAATTATATTTCCTTCCTGGTGGCTTTAGATAATTCATATTTCAGTTTAATCTGGGAGCCATTTTACTGTCAGTTCACTCGAAAGCCCTTCTTTGGAAATCTCTGTGGTCAATAGCACAACCATCAGTGAGACAGAAACTTGCTCCTGGGTGAGTTCTCTCATCAGGAGGCTGGAGCCTCTAAGGAATCCCCTGCAGCGTCGGGAGGGAGACTGGGGTGTGTGAATGACTTGGTGTGTAGTCACAGCTGTCCTGGAGGAGAGATCCTACAACTTGAGAAATAGAACATAGCAAAGATGCCTTTGAAATAGCAGCCTCACCCCGTTTTTGTTTGGCCAAGGGATGAATTATGACCAAGTTGCAGAgggaaaaatattgattttttccattttaccctCGCTGACCACCAGGGGACAGCAGAGCCAGGAAGATCATTCAGTAATGTAGGCAGCACCTTATGGTCTGTCCATCCGTCTGTACTTGACTGGCTCCCTGATGGAAAAGGAGGACATGGAGGGTTCTGGATGCTTGAATGCCCAGGATTCTGCAACCACAGCCGCACTTCCCACCTTTGAGGGCAGCATCTCCAGACCCAAGCAAACCAGGAGGCTGGCCAAAGAAGGCCCAGGAGCTCTAAAAACCTTGCGAACTCAAAGCCCAAAGAATGGATCCAAACTGCTGAGACTGAAATCCACATCCACCATTTCCAGATAGTTGTCCTTGGGCAGTTTACTTCTTCACttcctcatctatcaaaggaGAATAGTACTACTACGGACCCATGTGGTTGAGAGATGGAATGAGTTAATAGAGGTTAATCACGTAGAACAAtggctggcacagagtaagtgctttCTAAATGATTGCTCCTGCGTCACACATAACTCCAAACCATTTTTGGAAACTGCCAGACTCTGGATAgcattaggttttttttttttaatatgttaatttgCATTTGGATTGGACCtagacagatattttaaaatcataacatCTAACTGGTGTTTTGAAttgataatttaaataaatcaatgttaGAGTAACAAGATTTTCTCTACAGGTATGTGCATGGTTATACAGAACATGTTTCTGACAGATACATACAGGGAACTTTAGCAAATCAACTATCCCATGTAATAGGGAGTTATGTACGCATTATGCCCAATTGccaattttcaaaattcaagatacataatgaaataaatatctttaatacTAAAGCACATTGGACATAATGTTTCTTGAAGATTCAGGGCCTGTAAATCATGGACGTTACTGTATTGGAGAGAGGCAGACCAGCTGGTTCACAGAGCTCTCTTAGAGATAGGAAACTGCACACATCAGTGTTTGCTGCAGGCATTTTCATTCTTTCGTCAGCTTTGTTTTCCACGTACTGTTATCTATTTAGGCAGCCCCAAATGGCATCTGTCTGCCTGGGGGTCTGAGCTGGTTTTAGATCAGGGACAATATTTAGAGACATGCTGAGGTCAGAATGGAGACCCGAGATAACAAATGCAAGTAGCAGGTGTTCAATACAGGTTAGTTTCCCTACCTCCCTTTCCAACATCTCCGTGCATTTCTAATCTCAACTCcagtgaaagatttttttttttttttgaaactccAAGTGAACTGAAACcactttccattttctcaaagGGGCCAAGGGAGAAGGGGGGACAAAGATTTTCAATAGCTCTCATAGCTAATCCTTTTAATGTTCAAGCTGTTCTCTTATAAGTCATCCAcgcttttttccttctccctacCTTTCCCAAGGGTCTCTGCTACCCTTTACTATGCTTCTGTGCATAGCAGAAAGCGCATCTCCCAAAACAGCAACCTTCTGGTTTGGCAAATTAGAAAAGAACCCTCATTCAGGATTTGAGCCCCTTGGTCCAACACACAAAATGCACAACCACCCACAGCAGCCAATGTCACCCAGTGGTCCCTAAGGCAGAAGCCAATGAGGAAGGCCAGGGTCTGCATGGAGAGCCAGCAGCCTGTTGGTAAAGACAGAGCCCACCTCCTGCATTGCCATATCAGCCCTGGGGCAGAAAAAGAACTGGTCCCAAGTCTCATTCACCTGCCCTCCCTCCATGGAAACCATCACACATCTGCTTCCACCTTGGTTGCCTGAGAGACAGATTCCTTCTTTCCCCCACACAACCTTCCACAGACCTTTGGAATCTTTCCCATAAATCACAGTGTGAGGTCATGGTCTAAAACCACCAAGCAGTAACTCAAGTCTTCTGGAGGGATCATTTTTCTGAACAACTGCTGGGTTTACATTGGTTAAGTCCAATGGCTTTGCGTGTGGGCTCTATGAAGCTCTTGACCTACCAACCCCAGCAAACACTCAGAATCCCATTAGTAAATAAATCCCACTGTAATTTAAGGAAACACCACTACTCTTGCTATTCACCCTTCACACTGAAATAGTAAATGATACTGTGGGAACTTTGAAGCATATCGCTGAGTAGACCATCAGCAAAAGGCAAGATTGCCTCTTCCGAGACCCCTCTAAGATTGGAACTTGGGGAGGATGCATgcggaaatgattttttttccagcaatGACAACGCTCAGTAGCATGTAAGAAATGAAATTGAAGCATTGATCTTATTCTTCAAATATAGGATAGCttcaatattaaaattaacatataaatttagCATCCATCTTATTTTCGACTCACTTCTGCTGAGTAAATGCACATATAAAGAATGAATCACTGAAACAGTATGTGCTGAAATCAAGTTCATTTTTCAAAGATGTCAGTTCAAATGCAGTCAGTGCCTGTTTTCTGGGCACCCAACAAATGTTcccaagatacacacacacacacacacccccactgCCTCCCACCAGTCCAGCCATAGTACAACCTAGGGACCTTGGAAGACAAGTCCTGAGAAGCAAACCCTGTAATATATGATGCTATACTGCATACCCCTTCCTCTGGTCCTACTGCTTTGATGAATTGTAAAGGTCCTTAGGCTCTTAGAAGCCTATAATAGCCTGGACCAGAGGGCCAGAATCACTGGCCCTGTGCCCTGGTACCTGTTGCCTCTCCAGGTTGCTCTACTATTAATTTCAAACACAGCCATGTACCTGGCTGACAAATGCCTTGCTTCTTAATATAGTTGTGAaagtacttttgtttttctcatcaagAGTGGTGATATTGCCCAGTAAGagatcacctcatacctgttagaaggACTGTTATCAAAAAGATGGTAAGTACaggtgagaatgtggaggaaagggaacccttgtgcactgctggtgggcaCTGCTGGTGGTGCAACCACGATGGAAAACAGTGTGacgtttccttaaaaaaataaaactagaactacTATATGGTCCAGCAATCCCCCTCTGGGTGTATATCTGAGTAAATGAAGTCATTCTCTCAAAGAGATGTCTAtacctccatgttcattgcaacattattcacaatggccaagataatggaaacaacctaagtgtccatcgatggataaagaaagaaaatgttatttactaagtgaaataagccagtcacaaaaaagacaagtattgtatgatctcacttatacatggaatttaaagaaaccaatcatagaaacagagaatggGGGTGCCCGAGGCTGAGGggtgggaggaaatggggaggtgtTGTTAAAGGGTatagacttccagttataagtaAGTtcggagatctaatgtacagcatggtgactacagttaataagactgtattatatacttgaacgttgctaagagagtagatcttaaatgttctcaacacacacaaaaaaatggtaaatgtGTGAAGTGACGGATATGTTGAAtttattgtagtaatcatttcactacatatatatatatcaaaccaTCACATTGTACAACTTAAACATACAcagtgttacatgtcaattatatcccaataaagctgggggagggggaaggttgTTGATATTTCTTAAAACTCAAAGCTCCAGGGCAAAATCTATTTCCAGGTGTCACCAGTAAACTGGGAATCATGGAATAAATAACAGGTCAATAGCACCCAAAAATCGGAGGATCTTTAAGTGGCACTCCCCTTAGGGGAAATGGTAGCACCTTTATGCTGATATCTGGTCCTTTACCGACCAGAAGTTTCCAGAAACAGGCATTTCTGATCCCAAAGGTGCACTCAATCTAATCGTTGACACTAAAGTTATTTGAACTAGATCTAGGGCTTGTACGAAGACTGTTTACATATTGAAGTTTCCTCTTACCACAGAAAAGTAGATGGGCATGGGGGGACAATTAGAAATCTCCAGCATACAAGTTTGTATCCCTCAGCTCTTCTCTCTGGCACAGGTCTAAGAAAACCCAGGGATGTGATGCAGAGTGAGATGGTTCTCACATCGTAGTGATTTTAAGAATTACCTGGAGAGGGTGATAAAATGTAGGTGCTTAGGTTACTAAGGATTCTGAACTCAACAAGCAGGGCCCAGGAATCTAAACTAGAAATAAAGCACTGGGGTACCTGGATTGCACTTGGAGACAAACTGCTATGGAACAACATGATGAACCCATAGACACTCACATCTTAGACGAGCAAAGCATTTACTCTCAGACAAGTAGTGGGCGGGTCCTCACTAGAAGGGGAGGGAGGCACTGGTTTGATATGAATTAACTTCCTGTAAGGTTGGCTTGACTCAACTGCAAGTGGACACTCAAGCACCCAGGTATTTTCCTTGTGTGACAGGTGGGatttaactaccgtgtttccccaaaaataagacctcaccggaaaataagccctagcatgatttttcaggatgacatcccctgcacataaaccctaatgcatcttctgaagcaaaacttaatataagacccggtcttattttcagggaaacacggtaagagttagttgttttttttttttcttttcatccagaTGTCCGTGTTCATGTCAAAGAATAACCGGGCAGATGAGTGCTCATTTCCCTTGAATTCTACATGCCACAGCAGGATGGTGTTTGGGAACCGAGCTAGCATCTAAGAGGTTTGACCACTTTAACCAGAGCGTGCTCAGCTGTTAGGACTACGGAGGAAGCCAAACTGAACGATGGAAGCAGGAGGCAGGATATCAACAACCAGTTCCTTCCTCTGATGCCCCCACCACACTTAACTCACTGAAGGAAACATGTCTTGTTGCAGAAGATTACATTGAAGACCAAACATACCTGCACCAGCCCACGAATAAGCTGTCTTACAGATAATTCCGTTTCGCTGGCCACTGTAAAAAGAAGTCAATGATTTTGATGCTCTGTGGGCGAAATCAAGCAGTAAGGATGCGTTATCTTAAAGCTGAGTTTGAGTTTCGCTCAATCGGGTCATTCAACCTGAAGAAGTAATAGCTGAAGACAGAGTTCATAGCACCGTCAACTCACATGGGGTCTGTTATCACTGCTGCTTGTCAAATAAATGTAGATAAAGTTTTGAAGTGAAGATACCTTTGAAAATACATTGATCCTAGGTAGGCCCATCAATCAGTCCATTAATTAGCCCATTACTACCATATAAAATATCCTGGACATGTGTCTTTACAATCAGGGGTCAAATAATTCCTCTCCACTTCTCCCTTTTCGTAAACAGTAGTGTTTAAATATAACCCTAAAAACAAATCATACTTACTGTTAAACACTCTGGTGTTAACTATCTCACTTAAATGCACATTAATCCAACTAATACTAAGGAATGTTTTCTCCCTCAAAGCTTTTTCATTCCCAAAGGGcctgataaaaattaaaatgagatgttttaaatatctctttttcTCCTGGGACCCATACAATGGTGTGGGTCAGCTCCTGTCTCCCAGTTGAGGGAGCATTTCAAGCTGAGAGgacttgtctttttctctcctcgACTGAATTGCCCAAGATTTAGTCTTGCACTGGGAGCTGTCTCTGCATCCTTCTCATGTAGAGGcttttgttcatttgcttatGTACTTTCCTTTCCACATCCGTAAGTTTGTTGTCTGGCCTAAGCAGTCATCTTTCCTTGCAAGCATTCTGAAGAATGGAAAAACAGTAAGAGAAATGATTGGTGTGGCCACTATTGAATATTATTGTTTGaaaactcacttttaaaaatatctgagcAAGAAGTTTGCATATATAGCACCcccaaaatgtttattaaatgaagttGGTTTTCAATGTTTTGTTGTGGTTATCCTTCAAACCAGAATGAATCTTCTCCAAGTGAGAATGAGGGAATTTACTTCTACATCCGGAATGCAAAACTACTTAATTAATAGGAGTAATAGTTCTCATATAGTGAGTGTTTTCTCTGTCAGGTGcagtgctaagcactttacttaCTTCCCACGCTGTAGACAGTTTCATTTTCACCTTGTTTTTAATGGGATTCTCCATTAGCATCCCTGCTTATCTTGGACTCATGGGCAGGTAACTTGGACAATAACGTACAAGGAGCATTTTCTTAcacatagtagggactcaataaacatctgttgaagaaataaatgaatggatagagagATTGAATTCACTCTATTCTTGAACAATAAATTCTATGTCTTTCTGAATGCAGCCCCAAAACTTTGCCATTCATGTTTCTCAAAGGACGTCTCATTTAACTGACACCTCGATTCTGGATCCATGCACTAGTAAGTAGCTTTTACGTCAAGTTTCTCGTTTTAGAGATCACCTGTCCACAAGTAGAAATGACATAAACCAAGATCATCtccttagtttatttttttttctagagtcCTTAGCATGCTACATTAACCTGACAAAGCTTAATCTTGTGTTCATTTCACAATACATTTCATGCAGTTCACAGCTGTGATTGGTTTTACATTGACATTACACATGTTTCGATTCAGCCATGTGAAAAGAATAATTCTTAATGGAGTTTGTCTCTGAAAACTGTCCAAGCTTAAAATAAGCATGTGAGCAGTTCACTCTAGTCTTAAGTGCAGTCTCTCTTTAAAATGCAAGAAGGATTTTCAGCATAAGAATATAATGTCCCTGTTTATAGTCCATTTGAAATCGAACCACTTCCTTTAAGTTTCACATATCCCAAGGAATCCTCTTTTACAAAATCGCATTCAAGTATACTATTTTATTGAACATTCCAGGTTGAGTTTAGAAGCAAGGCTGACCTCCAGTTTTACATCCCCAGATAAATCTTCTGTGGACCCAGCTTTCCCAAGACTATTCTTAGCATTAGACTCTCTTTTACAATAAACATTCAGCACTAAAGCCACAGAGCAGAGCTATTTGGCATTTTCCAATGAAGTGcaagaaattaaataagttatGTTTTTATTGCTAAGGTATAGAATCAAGCACAGTCACTTTGTCAAACAGAAGGAAAGGGTATACATAGGATGTGGCCTCTCCTCAGGGGGGACCCCAGGGTTCAGATGCACAGAGAATGTCACCTGGTCAACTCCCATCTGGTTCCACTTTAAGAGGACGTGTTGAGTATCCTGGAGTCTGAGGAGTCGGATCTCTCATCAAAGTCATCCTCGGTGTAAATGGACTGCTTTGACACAATCGGACACCCATCTTCAGGGATGGAGATCCGAGGGTCTTCCGGGGTGCGAGTGGGGAGGACAGGTGAGCTTCTGAAGACACTGGTAGAGTTACTGGGGAAAGGGCTGACGTACTGGGACCTCAGCTGGTACTGCTGCTGCAGCGTCATGGTGTTCCACAGGGTGACATCGTTCGGCAAAAAGGGGCTCGACTGGTTTCTCGCCAAAGTATTCCTCAGCATCAGAGGGTACCTGGGTGGCTGGGGGAAAGGGTGCTGCAGGGGCACCGCCAAGGGGTTGGGGACAACGTTACTAGAGTCGGTGGAAAACCGCAGTGTGTCTGGGACTCTGAAGGCCGACCCCACCGACCACTTGGAGGAGGAGATGGGGTAGGAGCTCAAGGTGTGTTCGAAGATGTGCCCATTGGAAGGTAACACCAGACTCTCGGGCTCTGCTGAAGTTCGGTCCGCTGCGGAGACGGAGGAGCGGCTGGAGAGCAGGACCTCCACGGCGCTCACCAGGTCCCCGCCACAGCCCTTCAGGATCAGCTCGAGCACCGTGGGCTTCTGGGtggggaatattttttttaacacttccaGAGGGGGTCTGTTCGCTTTCAAGCTGAAGGGCAGAGACACGGTCCCCGAGGGGCCCTCGATTAGGAGATGATTCTGTTCCCCGTGGTACTTGGGACTGTCAGGGCGGCTCTCGGAGTTGCCTCCGTTTTTCTGGATCGCATAGCCCCCTTCATCCACTGACACTATCTCGGGGCTCTCGGGGGTGAAGCAGCCCTTCCTTTTTGCCACATCCGGGGAGCTCCTCTGGTCAGCATCTTTGTCACTGAGGGCCTCTGTGTTGTCTGCCGTGCTGCTGTCCCCAAGTCGCTCTTCAGTCAAATCTGAAAAGCAGAGAAGAGCTGGGTTAGTCCTCTCCTGGTGTACATAAAGGGGAACAGATGTGCTCAGGAGAGAGCCCTGCACAAGCTTTGTGGAAGGGGAAAGGCATCCCAGTGGGTTATAACATACTGcgagccttaaaaaaaaaacaaaaatccaaactatgtcattggcaaatggcaaaaaaataaataaataaaaggacacaAACCTGTATATAAGCTCTAAAACCGGAGTGATTTCTCAGAATGATGTGTGCAGGGCAGCCTGCCTTCAACATGAGCAGCAACAGCATACCTAGACCCATAGAAGACGTGGCTGTACAGGGGTACAATCTAAATAGGGACACTTTATGGGGCTGGGGATACACACAGCCCAGGCAAGAACAGGCAAATGAACTCAGGCTTGTCTTCTGCCTCCTCTTCTGCAAATGAGGTGGCCCGAGAAATCTAAAGACATCATTGGCTGGTGCACAGCCCATACCCTatgggaaattttaatattttaaatccattttcccATATGCAGCTTTTGTGTTAAATGTGTCTTATGAACTCGTCGTCCATATGTTTCAACAGGATACTGTGTACAATAACCAGTTGAAATAATTGCCAGAGTGAAAGAAATAAGCCTCTATCTGCTGAAATCTTTCTTAAAACGCCGTTGGAGGGACTGGCAGACTTGGTTGTCTGTAATTTGCATTAGAGGGCAAGCAAAACCAGCTGTGTATTGTGGATGATGGGACAGGTTacggaagagaaagaaggaaatggctGGACAGGGTTTGTGAAACTGCACAGGGAGTATGACCCGTCAATGAGATAACACGTCTATAAATAACTCCAGGACCTGGGTGCAAGAAAGAGATACGTTTTCCTGAACTGTTTTATGAGTCAAGTTCATGGAAGAGACTTAAAGAAACcttcttgaattattttaaaagaagagaggaaaaaaagcttCCCAAATAAAGCAGAGATTTGCTGTGAAGTAAACCAGTTGCACATTTAACATTTTGACCTAAGACATTCCCCCAAAAAGGGCTAGTATTACAGTGCTAAGCAGGCAGAAAGGAGTAGGTAAGACCGGTTTGCTTGCCGAAGTAAGTTCTAACAGACCTTTATAATAAAGGAACATATTCTTTATTAACAAGCTATACTCAAGTGGACTTCTACCCTTCTTAAAACATGTACTGGCTGTGTCTATTCACAGCCAATGTAACTGAtctaaagatgaaaattattaatGACCCAGTTGTCAGGTTGTAAACAATCGGTTTGCCTGTGTTTTCTAGTGCCGTGCCTGAATAGTCTTATTGTTGCCTTCTCTGTGGGCACACCTGATTACATGTAGATAGCCAGCCGGTGAAATTTCATCAAAGCAGCTTCTAAAATCCACCTCCTCCTGtttgttgctgtttattttaaaagcatgaaacAAAGGCCCATTTACGAACATTCTTCTAACAGGGGTTGTATCTtcaatataactgaaaaataaaactttggttCTTCTCAAAGCAATAAATATGTGCTAAgcagaaatactttttaaaaatattcttaagttAGATCAGTGCCACTTTCAGTGACAAATCCGATACAAATTCATATTTATcccaaatttgcattttaactaaACTGCTTCTTTCTCCAATATAAAATACAAGGTTTCCATATGGGGTTCATTTGCAGCGCACACATATTAAACCGTCTTAACAACTCTGGGATGCACAAAAGACCTGTTTGTGAAAGAGAAATTTGACAAATTCTCTCCTGCAATTTCCTAGGACTGGGGACCCAGTTTTCAGCTCCTGAGTTAATGTGGTATTTGTCCTTGatccaaaagagaaaaacagcaacaaaaacaagcTTCTATAGATTCATATTCTAGTCAGCTAGACCTATCTAAATTTTCCTGACTCATAACTCACGCATACCACGTGGCTGCTACTCTATTATTAAACACTTGAAAATGAGTGAACAGTGACATTATATTAATTCAGCACTGAACTGAACACACAACTGAATTTTGGCCCCTGCTCAATGGCGCTTGGGCAAAC is a window encoding:
- the DMRT3 gene encoding doublesex- and mab-3-related transcription factor 3 — encoded protein: MNGYGSPYLYMGGPVSQPPRAPLQRTPKCARCRNHGVLSWLKGHKRYCRFKDCTCEKCILIIERQRVMAAQVALRRQQANESLESLIPDSLRALPGPPPSGDAAAAPQQPQTSQPSQPPPPRPAAELAAAAALRWAAEPQPGALQAPLAKPDLTEERLGDSSTADNTEALSDKDADQRSSPDVAKRKGCFTPESPEIVSVDEGGYAIQKNGGNSESRPDSPKYHGEQNHLLIEGPSGTVSLPFSLKANRPPLEVLKKIFPTQKPTVLELILKGCGGDLVSAVEVLLSSRSSVSAADRTSAEPESLVLPSNGHIFEHTLSSYPISSSKWSVGSAFRVPDTLRFSTDSSNVVPNPLAVPLQHPFPQPPRYPLMLRNTLARNQSSPFLPNDVTLWNTMTLQQQYQLRSQYVSPFPSNSTSVFRSSPVLPTRTPEDPRISIPEDGCPIVSKQSIYTEDDFDERSDSSDSRILNTSS